CACTCCGGGCGAAGTCGAATTGCCGGAGTTTTGTCGCCATGAGGGCTGAAATGGGGGCCGAGCAGCCTGAAACGATCGCCGCGATTGTAGCCGCGCATCGCGCGGGGACGCTGACGCCGGCGCAGACGATCGCGCGGACCTATCAGCGCATCCGCGACCGCAACGATCCTGCCATCTTCATCAGCCTGCGCGAGGAGACGGACGCGATCGCGGAAGCCGAGCGGCTTGCCGCGCGGAAGGAGGCCGCCGACCTGCCGCTTTATGGCGTGCCGGTCGCGGTGAAGGACAATATCGACGCGCTGGGTTTTCCGACCACCGCCGCCTGCCCGGCCTTCTCCACCACGCCGGCGCACGACTCGACCGCGGTAGCGCGCCTGCGTGCCGCCGGCGCCATCATCATCGGCAAGACCAATCTCGATCAGTTCGCAACCGGCCTCGTCGGCGTGCGCTCGCCCTACGGCATTCCCAAGAACGCAATTCGCGACGATCTCATTCCCGGCGGGTCGAGTTCGGGCTCCGCGGTCGCCGTCGGCGCCGGCCTCGTGCCGCTGTCGCTGGGCACCGATACCGCAGGCAGCGGCCGCGTGCCGGCCATGCTCAACAACATCGTCGGCCTGAAACCGAGCCTCGGCATGATCTCGAATGCGGGTCTCGTGCCGGCCTGTCGCACGCTCGACTGCATCTCGGTGTTTGCGCTGACGGTGGATGATGCTGCGCTCGCTTTGTCGGTGATGGCGGGGCCGGACCAGGCCGACCCGTTCTCGCGCGACCGGCCGCTTCAGCCGCTCACGCCGTTCCCGGCAGGCTTGCGCCTCGGCGTGCCGCGCAACGGACAGCTGATCTTCTTCGGCGACAAGACATCGGAAGCCGCCTACGCCGATGCGCTGAAGCGCTGGACCGCGCTTGGCGCCGAGTTGATCGAGTTCGACCTCGAGCCGTTCTACGAGACGGCGCGGCTGCTCTATGAGGGCCCGTGGGTCGCGGAACGCTATCTCGTGATCAAGGATCTGCTGGCCTCCGCGCCTGATGCGATCCATCCCGTGACGCGCGAGATCACCGCGGCGGGCGCGCGGCTGACGGCGGCAGACACGTTCTCGGCGCTCTACCGCCTGCAGGGCCTGCGAAAGATCGCCGAGCGCACCTTTACCAATATCGACGCGTTAGTGCTGCCGACGGCGCCGACGGCCTATACGACGGCGCAGGTGCTCGCCAACCCGATCGAGCTCAACAGCCGGCTCGGCACCTACACCAATTTCGTCAACCTGCTCGACCTCTGCGGCCTTGCCGTTCCGGCCTCGATGCGCGCCGACGGCATTCCGTTCGGCGTCACGCTGCTCGCGCCGGCAGGCCGCGACGGGCTGCTCGCCAGCATCGGCCGCGTCTTCCATGCCGATACGAAGCTGAGTCTCGGCGCAAAGAGCGTAGCGCAAGCACCGCTCGCACCCTTGCCGGCGAGCAGCGCCGACGAGATCCCGATCGCCGTGGTCGGCGCGCATCTGTCCGGCATGGTGCTGAACGGCGAGTTGAAAGCGCTGAACGGCCGCCTGATCGAGGCAACCAGAACGGCGCCGGACTACAAGCTCTACGCGCTCAAGACCACGCCGCCAAAGCCGGGCATGCTTCGCGTCGAGGCCGGCAAGGGCGCCGCGATCGAACTGGAGATCTGGTCGTTGTCGTCGTCCGCCTTCGGCAAGTTCGTCGACGCAATCCCCGCGCCGATGGCGATCGGAACGGTGCGGCTGGCCGACGGCCGCAGGGTGAAGGGGTTTCTGGTCGAGCCGGAGGTGCTAAGCGATGCGCGGGATATCACCGCGTATGGCGGCTGGCGGAAGTATATGGCGGAAGCCACAACAAAATAGGCCTCCTAGAACGGGCAAAGCGAAGCGTGCCCACGATCTCGTGCTTCATGAGAAGATCGTGGGCACGGTGCTTTGCGCCCTTGCCCGCCCTACGACACTACAGCGACACTGCGTAAATCTCGTACTCGCCGCGCACCAGCTCGATATGCGCGCGCATCGCGGCGGCCGCGCCCTGCTTGTCGCCGCGCATGATGGCGACGACGACGCGGTCGTGCTCGGCTTGGGATTTGGCGAGACGTCCGAGGTTGCGGAACTGGGCGCGGCGGAACGGCTGAACGCGCACGCGCGTCGCCAGCGTGATCTCGGCGATATAGCCGTTCTGCGATCCCGCATAGATCGCGTTGTGGAAGCGCTCGTTGACCTCGTGAAAGCGGTCGGGATTGCCGGCGTAGCTCAGCAGCCGCAGCTCCTCGTGGACAGCCTCGAGGCCATGGCGCTCGGCCGCGGACATGCGCTCGGCGGCGAGCCCTGCGCACAGCGCCTCGAGCTCGGCCATCGCCTCGAACATGCCCGTCAGCCGCTCGATCGAGGGCTGCGCCACCACCGCGCCGCGATGGGCGCGCGCTTCGACGAGGCCGCTTGCCACGAGCTGGCGCAGCGCCTCACGTACCGGCGTCCGCGAGACGTTGAAGCGGCGCGCGATGTCGGTCTCGTCCAGCGGCGCGCCGGGGGCCAGGGCGCCGCGCACGATCTCGTCCGCGAGTTGCAGGCGCAGCTCCTCTGCGCGGGTGACCTTCTGCACCGATGCCGAGGGACGATCGACGCGCGGCACGACCGGTTCAGCCGGCGGTGTCCCTCGCGGAAACTCGTCGAGCGTCATGCGGTCTCTTTCGGCTCGTCGATGATGCTGACATGGGCGGCGACGACGCGCCAGCCCTCGGGAAAGCGAATCCAGGTCTGCATCTGCCGGCCGACCTTGCCGGGCGCGGTGTCGCGATAGAACAGCGTGGAAGCAACGGCCGTGTCGCGGCCATAGCTCGAGATGACCGTCTTTGTGGTGCGGCGGTTCAGGCCGACCGGCGATCGGCCGGCGCGGAATCCGCTTATCGCCTCGTAGCCGTAGAGGTTCTCGCCGATGCCGTAGCGCAGCGTGCGGGGATCGTTGCGGAACAGCTCGCCCAGCACCGCGACGTCGTTGCTGACGAGGGCCTGCTCATAACGCTCGAACGCGGCTTTGACTTCCGCGATCACCTCGGGGAGATCGATCTCCATCTCAAATTCCACTTAAAGTCCCCTTGGAGCAGGCGCGGATGCCACACCCATCTTTTCCAATGCGTGCGCGACACGAAGCGCGATGTCCTCGCGCCAGGGCGCGGCGATGATCTGCACGCCGATCGGCAGCGGCTCGAGCGGCACCGGCACCGCGACCACCGGCAACCCGATGAAGGAGATCGGCTGGGTGTGAACGCCGATATTGGCGCGGACCGGAAGCTCGACGCCGTCGAGATTGAAATTCACCTGGCCGAGTTTCGGCGCGGTGCAGGGCGTCGCGGGCGCCAGCAGCACGTCGACGGACTTGAAGATCTCGGCAAGCTGCGCGCGGTACCAACGGCGGAATTTTTGCGCGCGGTCGACCATGGGCGCAGGTACCATCGCGCCTGCAATCAGCCGGTCGCGCACGGCCGGATCGAAATCGTTCGGGCGCTTGCGCAGGCGATCGAGGTGGAGCGAAGCGCCTTCGGTGGTGGTGATGACGTAGGCCGCCGCGCGGGCGCGCGCGGCTTCGGGAATATCCACGACTTGCGTTGCGCCGAGCGCCTTGGCGACGCGGCCGACGGCCTCGACGGCTTCCGGGAACACGTTCTTCTGGAAATATCCGCCCGCGATCGCGATCCGCAGGTCCGAGACCGGATTGGCGATCAGCGGCAGCGTCGGCTCCAGCCCGCGCGTCGTGCAGGCGCTGTCCTCCGCATCCGGGCCCTGCATCACATCATAGGCGAGCGCGAGATCGGTGACCGAACGCGCGAACGGGCCGAGATGATCGAGGCTCGCGACGAACGGAAAGGAACGCGCCCGAGTGAGCCGGCCATAGGTCGGCTTCAAACCGAAGATGCCGCAGAAGGAGGACGGCACGCGGATCGAACCGTTGGTGTCCGAGCCCAGCGCGATCGGCACCAGCGCGCCGCCGACGGCGCTGCCCGAACCACCGGAGGAACCGCCGGTCATCCGCGTCGTATCATGCGGATTGCGCGAGGGACCGTCATGGACGTTCTCGCCGGTGAAGTCGTAGGCGTATTCGCCCATGTTGAGCGCGCCGACCAGAACGGCGCCGGCGGCTTCCATCCGCTCGATCAGCGTGGCGTCACGTTTGGCCGGCGCGAGGTCGCGGTTGATCTTCGAGCCCGCACGTGTGGGCAGGCCCGCGACATCGAACAGGTTCTTCACCGCGAAAGGTACGCCGGCGAGCGGGCCGATTTCCTTTCCGGCTGCGATGTCGGCGTCGATCGCGCGCGCCTTGGCGCGGGCGCGATCGGCGGTGACGTCAGTGAAGGAATTGAGAATGGTGTCGTGCTGCTTGATGCGCGAAAGCGCGGCTTCGGTGGCATCGAGCGCGGACATTTTGCGGGCCGCGACCGCGCTTGCGATTCCCGAGGCCGTTTCTGGCTTGGTGGTCATGGCAGCATCAGACCGTGAAGATCGGCGCCGGCTCGGTCTCGTCCGGCAGCGCGAATTCGTCGACGAGGCGGGAAAGGCGCAGCGACACGTCGAGATTCGCACGCACCGCGGGCCTCCAGGCCTCCTCGACCGGCAGCGCCAGCGCTTTGGATACGGCGTCGATATAGTCGTCCAGGGGTTCGGCCATCACTCTCTCAAGCTGATCTCAGTGCACCGGCAACGGCGGATGCGGGATCGCCGTCAGCAGTTCCTTGGTGTAGTCGTCCTGGGGATCGCCGAGCACCTGCTCGGAAGAGCCCTCCTCGACGATCCGTCCCGTCCGCATCACAATGACACGATCGCACAACAAGCGCACCACATTCAAATCATGCGAGACGAACAGATAGCTCATACCCAGCCGCTGCTTCAGATCCTGAAGCAGATTGAGCACCACGGCCTGCACCGAGACGTCCAGCGCCGCCGTCGGCTCGTCCAGGATGACGAGCTTCGGATGCAGCGCGATGGCGCGGGCGATGCCGACGCGGGCCTTCTGGCCGCCTGAGAGCTGATGCGGGAAGCGGTCGAGCAGGTTGTGCGGCAGGCCGACCATGGTCGCCAGTTCCTCGCAGCGGGCTCGGAGTGCGTCGCGTCCCCTGACATCACCCAGCTGCATGATGGGGTCGGCGATGGCGCGCGCGGCCGTGAAGCGCGGGTTGAGGCTGTCGGTCGGGTCCTGGAACACCATCTGGATGCGGCTGCGCTGCGGCATCCGGGCGAAGGCGGCAGGCGCGATGCCGCCGATGTCCTCGCCGTCGAACTGGATCAGGCCGGAGGTCTGGTCCAGGAGGCGCATCACCATCATCGACGTCGTCGATTTGCCGCAGCCGGATTCGCCGACGAGACCGACGCTCTCGCCATGGCTGATCGAGAAGCTGATGCCGTCGACGGCGCGGAACACGTCCGGCTCCACCGGCGGCTTGCGGCCGAACAGTTTTCCGAGCACGGCGGTGGCGCCCTGGCGGGGGTATTCCTTGACGAGCTTGTCGACGAGGAGAAGGGGCTGCGCGCTCTTCTCATCGCTTTGCGCGACGCGCCGGTCGGGCGAACCGACGACGGATGCGGATGAGGATGAGGTTGCTCCCTCCTCCTCCGGCAGCAGATCCCGCAAGCTCACGCCAAGCCGCGGCGTGGCGCGCATCAGCTTCTTGGTGTAGGGGTGCTGCGGGTTCGCGAAGATGTCGGCGGCCTTGGCGGTCTCGACCACGCGGCCCTTCTCCATCACCACGACGCGGTCGCAATAGGCCGCGGCAAGGCCGAGATCGTGGGTGATCAGGATGGTCGACATCGCGCGGCGCTTGGTCAGCTCGACGATCAGATCCATCACCGCCTTCTGCGTGGTGACGTCGAGGCCGGTGGTCGGCTCGTCCGCGATCAGCAGCTGTGGATTGCAGGCGAGCGCGAGCGCAATGACGACGCGCTGGCACATGCCGCCCGAGAGCTCGAACGGATAGGCGTGGTAGCGCTCGCGCGGGCGGGCGATCTTGACCTGCTCCAGCGCCTCGATCGCCTTCTCGCCGCCATCTGTGACCTGGGCCTGTTGCACATGGGTGCGCAGCACGTCCTCGATCTGGTCGCCGACTTTGCGGATCGGGTTCAGCGCGGCGCGCGGGTTCTGGAAGATCATCGAGACCTCCCGCCCGCGCAGGTCTCGCATCTGGTCCTCGGTCGCGGCCTTGACGTCGATGCCGGAGAACATCACCGAGCCCTCGGCGATCCGCCCGGCGCGGTCGAGGATGCGCATCACCGCGTAGGAGGTCACCGACTTGCCGGAACCGGACTCGCCGACGATGGCGAGCGTCTCGCCCTTGGCGACGGAGATGTTGACGTGCTGCACCGCCTTGACGATGCCGCGGCGGGTGGTGAATTCGACGGTGAGGTCCTGAACGTCGAGCAGGGGCTGGGCGGTCATGTGGGCCTACGAAGCAAAAAACGCGAAAACAACCCCATGCACAGTAGAATGGCATTGGAATCGTTGGAGAATTTTTGACGAAAAACTGCCATCACGTCCTCCGCTGGGGGTCCACGATGTCGCGCAGGCCGTCGCCGAGGAGATTGAAGCAGAACACGGCGATCATCAGGGCAAGGCCGGGGAAGAGCGCGATCCACCATTCGCCCGACACCATGAAGCCGGCGCCCTCGGCGACCATGATGCCCCATTCGGCGGTGGGCGGGCGGACGCCGAGGCCGATGAAGGACAGGCCCGCGGCATTGAGGATGGCGTAGCCCATGGTCAGCGACATCTGCACGATCATGATCGGCATGATGTTGGGCAGGATGTGCACCAGCAGGATGCGGAACTCGCCGTTGCCCGACAGACGCGCGGCCTGCACGAAGCCGGCATTGCGGCGGACATTGGCCTCGGCGCGAGCGACGCGGGCATAGAGCGGGAAGTTCACGATGGCGGTGGCGAGGATAATGTTCTGCACGGTGTTGCCGAGCGCGGCGACGATGCCCATGGCCAGCACGAACAGCGGAAAGGCCATGATGGTGTCGGCGATGCGGCCGACGATGCGGTCGGTCCAGCCGCCGAAATAACCCGCGGCAATGCCGGCCAGCCCGCCCATCAGGAACACCAGCGCGACCGAGGCGATCGCGATGAAGACGTCGAGCCGGGTCGCGACGATGACGCGGCTGAAGATGTCGCGCCCGAGCTGGTCGGTGCCGAACCAGTGCGCCGCCGAGGGCGGCTTCAGCGCCGCAGCGGTGTCGGAAGCCAGCGGATCATACGGCACCACATAGGGGCCGAAGATCGCGGCGACGAGGATCAGGATCAGCAGCGCGAAGGCAAAGCCCGTGACCTTGTTCTCGCCGAGCACGTAGCGGGTTTGTTCGAGGACGGCAGCGAGTCCCGACGTGCGGGCGGGACCGACGGGTTCAACAGCAGGCGCAACGGAGCTCATAGTCTAGCCCTCCAACCTGACGCGGGGATCGATCACGCCGTACAAAATGTCGATGATCAGATTGAGCAGCACGTACATGACCGCCATGGTCAGCACGAAACCCTGCACCGGCGCGAAGTCCGACGAGATCAGCGCTTCCACCGCGTAGGAGCCGATGCCGGGCCAGGCGAACACTTTTTCGACCAGCACGTTGGCGCCGAGCAGGAACGAGAACACCATGCTGAGCGTGGTGATGACGGGAAGCATGGCGTTGCGGAAGGCATAGGTGACGATGACGGTTGCCGGCGACAGGCCGCTGGCGCGCGCGGTGCGGACGAATTCTGAAGCCAGCACCGCGAGCATCGAGGCACGCGTCATGCGCGCGATCGGCGCCAGCGAGAAGATCGCGAGCGTCGTCGCGGGGAGGATCAATTGGCTCAGCGCGGAGCGGAACGCCTCGAGATCGCGCGCGATCAGGGTGTCGATCAGATAGAAGCCTGTGACCGTCGGCGGCGCGCTGTAGAACACGTCGAGACGGCCGAGGGGCGCGGGCGACCAGCCGAGGCGGAAATAGAACACGTAGACCAGCACGAGGCCGGTGAAGAACACCGGCAGCGAGACTCCCGCCGTTGTCGTGATGCGACAGAGATGGTCGATCCATGATCCCGGCCGCGTCGCAGCTAACACGCCGAGCGGAATCGCGATCACGACGGACACGACGAGGCCCAGCAGCGTCAACTCGGCGGAGGCCGGCAGACGGTTGCGGATTTCGGCTGCAACCGGCTGACCCGTGGTGAGCGAGTTGCCGAAATCGCCATGGGCGAGGTCGTTGGTGTAGCGGAAGAACTGCTCGATCAGCGGCCTGTCGAGGCCGAGCTTCTTGCGGATCTGCTCGACGGCTTCTTTCGTTGCGGCGGGACCGGCGAAATAGGCGGCGGGATCACCGGGCAGCGCCCGCGTCAGCAGGAAGGTGACGATGACGACGCCGATCAGCGAGGGGATCGCGAACATCAGGCGCTTGCCGATCATGGTCAGCATGGGGTGCTCCTGATGTGCTCAGCTTGACAGCGAGATCGAGCCACTTGCTCCGCTGCGTTCCCTCCCCCCTTGCGGGGGAGGGCCAGGGAGAGGGGTGCCACACGGTGACCCATGGTGTGACGAAGAACAGGCCGCGCGCGACAATGAACACCATTGCTTGGGCTACCCCTCTCCCCAACCCTCCCCCGCAAGGGGGGAGGGAGCCTGAAGAGTGTGCTCACCTCACGTGAAGGGACAGCCAGCACCGCGGGCCCCATGACGTCTCACCCCTTCGCCATCGCGCGATAATCCAGCCTCCGGTGGAACCAGTATTGGTAGCCGCTGACGTTCTTCTGCATCGCGACGTTGACGAAGGGCTGGTACAGCGGGATGCGCGGCACGTCGGTGAAGGCGAGATCGACGAAGCCTTTCACGTCCTTGTCGTAGGTCGCCGTGTCGCCGGTCGCGGCGGCCGTGCGCGCGCCGTCGATCAGCTTGTCCATCTCCGCCGACTTGTAGCTCATGGTGTTGAAGACGGAATTGTTGCCGTGATAGCACCAGTAGAAGAAGTATTCGGGGTAATCGAGCCAACCCGAGAACACGTTGGTGAAGAGCGGCATCTCCTTCTTGTTCAACTCGGTGCGCCAATTGGCGCCGGGCACCTTGTTGATGGTGGTCTTGATGCCGATCTGAGCCAGGCTCTCCTGCACCAGCACGCAGAGCGGCTCGTTGACGCCAGCGAAATTGAGATCGAACGAGATCGTCGTCTCGAAGCCGTTGGCATAGCCGGCTTCCGCCAAGAGCGCCTTCGCCTTCTCCATGTCGGTGTTGTATTTGTGCGGCTGCGGCCAGGCGACTTCGGTGGCCTTGTCCTTGGCCGCACCGAACATCGGGTTGGCGAGCCCGAACAGCACCGCGTCCATGATCTTCTGGTACGGCAGTGCATAGGCGACGGCCTGCCGCACCTTCGGATTGTCGAACGGCGGCTTGGTCACGTTCATGCCGATATATTGGATGCCGTTGGAGAACGGCAGCGAGACCACATTGAGCTTGCCGTTCGCCTTCATCTCCTGGAAATCCTTGAACGGCAGCTCATAGGAGATGTCGGCATCGCCGCGCTCCAGCAGCGCACGACGATTGCCGGCCTGCGGTACCATGCGCCAGATTACGCGCTTGATCTTCGGCAGCGGACCGCAGACCCAGTCGTCGTTGCGCTCCATGACAACTTCAGTGCCGGCGGTCCATTTCGTCACCTTGTAGGCGCCGGAGCCCGCGGTCTGCTGCTTGGTGAATTCGAGACCCCAGGGGTCCTTCTCGCTGGCGTTCTTCTTCACGAGCTCGGAGTTAACGATGCAGGGCACGATCACGGCGAGATCGGGGATCGTGAGCCTGTCCTTCTTCAGGAAGTCGACCCGCACCGTGTGGTCGTCGATCACGACGAACTGCTCCGGCTTGGTCAGCGAGCCCGCGCTCATCTGGAAGGTCGGGAAGCCGCCGACGCTCACGGCGCGGTCGAGCGACCATTTCACGTCCTTGGCAGTGACAGGCGTGCCGTCGTGGAATTTGGCGTTCTTGCGCAGCTTGAAGGTGACCGACATGTCGTCGATCTTGAAGTCCTCGGCGAGCTCGCCCTTGAACTTGTCGCGATCGTAATAGGGCACGCCGCCGGGGCCGCTCTTCATCTCGTGGCTGATGAGCCGGTCGTAGCAATTCCAGGACACCTCATAGCCGGGCACGTTGGTGCCGATGCCGTGGATGTCGAGATTGTTGGGGCCGCCTTCCGAGACGATCAGCAGCGTCTCCGAACGGGCGTCGGCATAGGCGGAGGAGACGACGCTCGGCATGGCCGGAAGCGCCGCTCCGGCGGCCAATCCGGAAACGGACTTGAGGAAATCGCGGCGCTTCATGAAATGGCTCCAACACAAAAGTTTCGGGTTGGAACTGGATTCGCAAGGTTCGTGCCAAGGCTTAATGGGCGTTTACGATCGAGCTAAACGATTGAAACAAAGAAAAAATATCGATCCTGCCCGCGCGCGGCCTTTGCGGCGGCTTCCCCGATATTGCATACAAAGATGCGTATTTGCATATTTATTGAGCATAAACGACTGGCCGCCTGCCTCGCGAGCAGAGCCGTCATTCCGGCGCATGCGCAGCATCGAGCCCGGAATCCATCGGGTGGCAACAGGCGCCGGAGAATGGGTTCTCAGGTGCGCAATTGCGCACCATAGTTCGACGCTGCGCAGCGCCCTGGAATGACGGAGAGAGGCTGAGCGCGAGCACTCAGCCCGGCCAGATCAGGTCCTGCAGCTCAATGAGATCGGTCGCCCTGTCCTGCCAGCCCTCGATGCAGATATGGCTGTTGAGATCGCTAGCCCGGTGCAGCAGCATCAGGGCCATCAGGCGGCGCTTGAGCGTGTAGTCGAGGGTCGCATAGCCGAAGCCTTCCAGCAGGCTGCGCACCCTCCCCGGCCGGCCTGCCGCCATGAAGGCGCTGGGGCCGAGCAAGTCGTAATCACGCCAACCCGCGAGCACGTCGCCGAAATCGAACAAGCCGGCGAGCGACCATTGGCCGTCCTCGCATGCGAGCAGGAAGTTTTCAGGAATGTATTCGCCGACCAGAATCACCGGCGGCGCATCCATCGGAATGAGCTTTGCCGCGTCGCGCAGGAGATCGTCAAGGCCTCTAAGGAATTTCGGCGCAAGGCCAAGACGCTCGTGCCTGGCGCGGCACCCCTGCATCTGCCGGCGCATGAAGTCCTCCCAGCGCGGCTCGATTGTCGCAAGCGGCCCAAGCGGGGCGCGCTGCACGGCGGCGACGGTCTCGCCGACCCGGCGCAGCAGGCGCTCCTTCTGGTCTTCCGGCAAGGACGGCCACACTTCCGAGCCGAGCGTGCCGGCAAGGCGCGTGATGATCAGGTATGGCCAGCCGTCGCGCGTCCCTTCGGCGACGATCTCGGGAATCGGCAGATCGACATGGCCGTTCAGCTGCGCCAGCGAGCCACGCTCGGAGACGAACTGCGCTGCGAGCTGCGGCGGAAAGATTTTCAGGATCAGCTTGTCGCCGAGACCGGCCACCAGATTGGTGCCGGTCGCAAACACGTGAAGCGAGCCGACATCGAGACCGTGGCTGCGCGCGATGTCGAGCGCGATCGGCAGCCAGCGCGGCGCATCGGAACGGAAGGCGCGGAAGCTCTCGGCGTCGGGAAGGTATGGCAGTGTCATCCAAATACGCTCGAGTTCGTCATGCCCGGGCTTGTCCCGGGCATCCACGTTCTTCGGCTGCGGCAAGGCATGGATGGCCGGGACACGCCAGGCCATGACGCTGTCGAGAGACCTCGCGCGCCACCCCTACCGCTCCGGACTGGCCCGCTCGAACTGGCGGAGGATCTTGTTGCCGCGCTCGACGGCGGAATCCAGCGCGGCTTGCGCGCTCTTGTGGCCGGCAAAGGCCTGCTCCAGCTCGTCCTCGATGGCGCCGCGGATTAGCACGAAGGAGCCGAGCCGGATGCCCTTCGAATTCTCCGTCGGCGGATTGAGCGTGATCTCCTCGAACGAGATCGCCGAGCCCGGGTTGCGCTCGTAAAATCCTTGCGACCGCGTCAGCTCGAAGGCGGCACGGGTGATAGGCAGATAGCCGGTGTTCTGGTGCCAGGCGGCCTGCACGCCGGGCTGCGACAGATAGGAAAAGAACCGCGCCACGCCCTTGTATTCCTCGCGCGGGCGGTCGCGCAGCACCCACAGCGTGGCGCCGCCGATGATCGAGTTCTGCGGCGCGCCCTTCATGTCCGGCCAGTACGGCATCA
The nucleotide sequence above comes from Bradyrhizobium sp. NDS-1. Encoded proteins:
- a CDS encoding aminoglycoside phosphotransferase family protein encodes the protein MTLPYLPDAESFRAFRSDAPRWLPIALDIARSHGLDVGSLHVFATGTNLVAGLGDKLILKIFPPQLAAQFVSERGSLAQLNGHVDLPIPEIVAEGTRDGWPYLIITRLAGTLGSEVWPSLPEDQKERLLRRVGETVAAVQRAPLGPLATIEPRWEDFMRRQMQGCRARHERLGLAPKFLRGLDDLLRDAAKLIPMDAPPVILVGEYIPENFLLACEDGQWSLAGLFDFGDVLAGWRDYDLLGPSAFMAAGRPGRVRSLLEGFGYATLDYTLKRRLMALMLLHRASDLNSHICIEGWQDRATDLIELQDLIWPG